One Agelaius phoeniceus isolate bAgePho1 chromosome 7, bAgePho1.hap1, whole genome shotgun sequence DNA segment encodes these proteins:
- the FZD7 gene encoding frizzled-7, whose product MQAGRECGGAAAAGCPLLGLATLLAALLGTPAGATAQQYHGEKGISVPDHGFCQPISIPLCTDIAYNQTILPNLLGHTNQEDAGLEVHQFYPLVKVQCSPELKFFLCSMYAPVCTVLEQAIPPCRSLCERARQGCEALMNKFGFQWPERLRCENFPVHGAGEICVGQNTSDAPPGPGGAAGRGVTVHPTAGYLPDFLTPPQPPSGFSFSCPRQLKVPSYLGYRFLGERDCGAPCEPARPNGLMYFKEAEVRFARLWVGVWSVLCCASTLFTVLTYLVDMRRFSYPERPIIFLSGCYFMVAVAYAAGFLLEERVVCLERFSEDGYRTVAQGTKKEGCTILFMILYFFGMASSIWWVILSLTWFLAAGMKWGHEAIEANSQYFHLAAWAVPAVKTITILAMGQVDGDVLSGVCYVGIYSVDSLRGFVLAPLFVYLFIGTSFLLAGFVSLFRIRTIMKHDGTKTEKLEKLMVRIGVFSVLYTVPATIVLACYFYEQAFRGTWEKTWLLQTCKTYAVPCPSHFAPMSPDFTVFMIKYLMTMIVGITTGFWIWSGKTLQSWRRFYHRLSTGSKGETAV is encoded by the coding sequence ATGCAGGCTGGACGAGAATGCGGCGGAGCGGCTGCCGCCGGCTGCCCCTTGCTGGGGCTGGCCACGCTGCTGGCCGCCCTGCTGGGGACCCCCGCGGGTGCCACGGCGCAGCAGTACCACGGCGAGAAGGGCATCTCTGTGCCGGACCATGGTTTCTGCCAACCCATCTCCATCCCGCTCTGCACGGATATCGCCTACAACCAGACCATCCTGCCCAACCTGCTGGGCCACACCAACCAGGAGGACGCAGGGCTGGAGGTGCACCAGTTCTACCCGCTGGTCAAGGTGCAGTGCTCGCCCGAGCTGAAGTTCTTCCTCTGTTCCATGTACGCGCCGGTGTGCACCGTGCTGGAGCAGGCTATCCCACCCTGCCGCTCCCTCTGCGAGAGGGCCCGTCAGGGCTGCGAGGCCCTCATGAACAAGTTCGGCTTCCAGTGGCCAGAGCGGCTCCGCTGCGAGAACTTCCCCGTTCACGGTGCGGGTGAGATCTGCGTGGGGCAGAACACGTCGGATGCCCCACCAGGACCTGGTGGTGCGGCGGGTCGGGGGGTTACTGTCCACCCCACAGCTGGCTACCTCCCTGACTTTCTTACCCCACCACAGCCACCCTCTGGCTTCTCCTTCTCTTGCCCGCGGCAGCTCAAAGTGCCCTCTTACTTGGGCTACCGGTTCCTGGGGGAGCGGGACTGTGGAGCCCCCTGTGAGCCAGCCCGGCCCAACGGGCTCATGTACTTCAAGGAGGCAGAGGTGCGATTTGCCCGGCTGTGGGTGGGCGTGTGGTCTGTGCTTTGCTGTGCCTCCACCCTCTTCACCGTGCTCACCTACCTGGTAGACATGCGTCGTTTCAGCTACCCGGAGAGGCCCATCATCTTCCTCTCGGGCTGCTACTTCATGGTTGCCGTGGCCTACGCAGCAGGCTTTTTGCTGGAGGAGCGGGTGGTGTGTCTAGAGCGCTTCTCTGAGGATGGCTACCGCACTGTGGCCCAAGGCACCAAGAAAGAAGGCTGCACCATCCTCTTCATGATCCTTTACTTCTTCGGCATGGCCAGCTCCATCTGGTGGGTCATCCTGTCCCTCACCTGGTTCCTGGCTGCCGGCATGAAGTGGGGCCATGAGGCCATTGAGGCCAACTCCCAGTATTTTCATCtggctgcctgggctgtgcccgctGTCAAAACCATCACCATCTTGGCCATGGGGCAGGTGGATGGGGATGTACTCAGTGGGGTGTGTTATGTAGGTATCTACAGTGTGGACTCTCTGAGGGGCTTTGTGCTGGCGCCCTTGTTTGTGTATCTCTTCATTGGCACTTCCTTCTTGCTGGCTGGCTTTGTGTCCTTGTTTCGCATCCGCACCATCATGAAGCACGATGGCACCAAGACGGAAAAACTGGAGAAGCTGATGGTGCGCATTGGTGTCTTCAGTGTCCTCTACACAGTGCCTGCCACCATTGTCCTGGCGTGTTACTTCTATGAGCAGGCCTTCCGTGGCACCTGGGAGAAGACGTGGCTCCTCCAGACCTGCAAAACGTAtgctgtgccctgtcccagccacTTTGCCCCTATGAGCCCAGACTTCACTGTCTTCATGATCAAGTACCTCATGACCATGATTGTTGGGATCACGACTGGCTTCTGGATTTGGTCTGGCAAAACCCTTCAGTCCTGGCGACGCTTCTACCACAGACTCAGTACCGGCAGCAAAGGCGAGACGGCAGTATGA